One genomic segment of Hevea brasiliensis isolate MT/VB/25A 57/8 chromosome 3, ASM3005281v1, whole genome shotgun sequence includes these proteins:
- the LOC110646669 gene encoding 40S ribosomal protein S17-4 encodes MGRVRTKTVKKSSRQVIERYYSRMTLDFHTNKKILEEVAIIPSKRLRNKIAGFSTHLMKRIQKGSVRGISLKLQEEERERRMDFVPEVSAIKTEQIEVDKETIDMLAALGMGDIPGIVQVDPVAVPVTQFGFGRGGAPARPGGRF; translated from the coding sequence ATGGGTCGCGTCCGTACCAAGACTGTGAAGAAATCCTCGCGCCAAGTCATAGAGCGATACTACTCTCGCATGACCCTCGACTTCCACACTAACAAGAAAATTCTTGAAGAGGTCGCTATCATTCCCTCCAAGCGTCTCCGCAACAAGATTGCTGGGTTTTCTACTCATCTCATGAAGCGGATCCAGAAGGGTTCTGTTCGTGGGATCTCTCTTAAGCTTCAGGAGGAGGAGCGTGAGCGCCGCATGGACTTTGTTCCTGAGGTCTCCGCCATCAAGACTGAACAGATTGAGGTCGATAAGGAGACTATTGATATGCTTGCTGCACTTGGTATGGGTGATATACCTGGGATTGTTCAGGTTGACCCGGTTGCTGTGCCTGTGACTCAGTTTGGGTTTGGCAGAGGTGGTGCCCCTGCTAGACCAGGGGGGAGGTTTTAA